ATAACCTGGAACTGTTGTGTGTGGTCTGTTCAAAATAACAATGTGGGATAAGTTATCCTGTAAGtgtattcaaataaatattcatGTTGTTTAAAAAGTCATACATAAATCAACTAGTTGATGAATTAATCAGTAACAGTGTCAGGGTTTCCGTTACTGTCATCATACCCGACAGCTTGGTAAGCAATGACTCTGCAATCGTAAATATATCTCAAGAATTTTTTGACCTGTTGACATTTTACTAACAGGGAGTTGTAGCTACATATTGACTTGTTTGTTAATTTCAAATTCCGTCTAGTTGTACTGTTAATGTATGGCAGACATGGGAATTTCTTACGTGAAGATTCTAGTTTAAacgtattattttgtttttaccgATATTCAAGGTAAATACAAAAAGgggaaatctaaaaaaaaaaactttgaagagGCAAACGTTAAACAATTGCAATATCCAACAACGgaaaacatgaataaaacaactatcatattcctgactttgtacagtgTTTTCTCAAGTAAttagtgggttgaacctagttttacagctagcttatacaacttctcacttgtatgacaattgtttatacatgttatagttcaTGTATTGACCAAGATTGTGTGAGCAACCCAAACAAACCTAATTGGTTAGAGTGAGACCAACTAGGATCCAGCAGCCCAAACTGAATAAAGACAGACCAGGACCCTGATGTCAAGTGGTTGTCACTGGTTCATGTCTGTCGTGTGCGTTTTTCATAAATAGTTTTGTTATAGATAAGGCCGCTATATTTTTTACAGTTGAATTGTTTCAGATTTTTCATATTGGGACCTTTTGTAACTAATACAGTTTGGGTAATTCTCATTATTTCAGATTGTACGGCTGTTTATcattgcttacattcacttcatttgagaTTTAATTGATAGTTGTTCCATTtacaatcgtaccacatctcattatttttatatcaCAGACATAGACATGTAACACAACTGactaaaagatttgaaaattctTTCAAAGAAATCAGACAAAAACAGCAACAAATGCGACTATATAAGTATAAAAAGATAAAGTATAATTGCCAATGGAACAACTCTCTgccagaaaccaaatgacataccAGTTGACATCTATAGGTCATCGCAAGGTATTCAACAATGCGCATAAACCCATGTCATAGTCAGCATAAAGAATAACGATAAATATTgatgaatttatcaattaaacacAATTTAGATGGGTCTATACTGAGTTTGACCAttaactgtgattcataacagtacaaagcTCTGCTATTAAAGGGGTTCAATTGATGCCCAAAGGAATACATAAAAACTGTCGATACATTTTattgcaaaaatgaaaaataatgctATCAAGGGGAACATTGACAGCTTCAATcgtctcatcacacctccagtaagtatatccaCCAGCTTTATCTTTCTCTATAAGGAAGACGGCTTTAATAAGTTGCAGTAAGGTTCAGatttataaaacaacaatttaaTTAAACATGAACCcttttgtttgataagattgtgtCGAAGTGTAGTGGATAGAGTTGAAAACTCAAAGCTGTCAACAGAATGAAAAGGACCATCATAAACTCGTAGGTTACCTAAAACATCAAATAGTTTATTAAACtataaaaattgtaaattcaACTATCTTCGtatgttttattacaaatgttaatgaTAAGTACTTTGGTAGTGGTTAAAGAAACTGTTACTTGTAGAACAGTCACTATGGGCCGAGTGGAAacgatattttactgtttttttttgtgtgtgtaattatacaatgtcacataaaaaaaaattgtaagtggatgttaatataaacaagaatgtgtccatagtgcacagatgccccactcgcactatcattttctatgttcagtggaccgtgaaaattggggtcaaaactttaatttgaaattaaaattagaaaaatcatatcgtagggaacatgtgtactaagtttcaagttgatttaatttaacttcatcaaaaactaccttgaccaaaaactttaacctgaacttcgcactgtcattttctatgttcagttgaccatgaaattggggtaaaaactgtaatttggcattaaaattagaaagatcatatcatggggaacatgtgtactaagtttcaagtcgattggacttcaacttcttcaaaagctaccttgaccaaaatctttaacctgaagcgaacggacgcacagacggacgaacgaacgaacgaacggaggcacagacaagaaaacataatgcccctctactatcgtaggtggggcataaaaaagaagatgtggtatgattgccaatgagtcaactgtccacaagagaccaaaaatgacattaacaactaaaggttgAAAActcagtacggccttcaacaatgagcaaaacccataccgcatagtcagttataaaaggccccgatatgacaatgtaaaacaattcaaacgaaaaaacaaacggccttattcaaataaaaaaaatgaacgaaaaacaaatatgtaacacaaaaacaaacgacaaccactgaattacaggctcctgggagaggcacatacataaataatgtggcggggttaaacatgttagcggggtcccAACCttccccctaatctgggacagtggtataacagtacaacataagaacaaactataaaaatcagttgaaaaaggcttaactcatgagATGGACAAAAGTACAAGCggatgtggccgggtacttgtacatcccgacaacaaaaagacactaggaacagatatgagagtactcccagttatctgacagctagatcaaagccactaacaaatattaaaaaaaatcatgaaccttagactaaactatcaatccgtacacatccaacattcaatggatttagtgtaaagacgtcataaacagtcatagaaaaacatgaccttgtgcaatgccagttacaggtatcgacagattcatttgagattgtagatccatgaatatgtatatgtatataacatactagtaatatttagtttgcttttaatttactgatcacaaaatcaatatttataccaataaaaacaatattcaatgatcttattacagtgtggaattggtaaccttttagaataagtttatttaaaggagcgataagtttacaaggatcagTTCTAAATTTCCGGGTACGGTTAACAACATtctgtaaaaatgaggatgtgctatcccgtttgaaatacgttttctacaggtacaaccaaacttcataaacaaatctttatatctatggaaaaatttagtaaagacTGCTAAGAGCGTATAGCACCTAGTGTAAAAagtgtataacttgcaaattacatttttccaatatatttcatgatattttatGCATAAATATTAAGTAACGAAttgaaattacatgttaaaaagttTGGGTGCTGATTCTTTATCTTATGTTAAATAGCGATTTGGTCtacttaaaaaaaagtcaaaaatttagTATGTCTGaaactgtcaaactgaatttaagacccccttaacatagaATTGTCCATAATTTGAGTTAAAGCTGGtagacttttctataattttggtATCATTAGTCCCAATTGTAggacactacactgtaaaaatcattTGAGATAGAGCAGGTGCACTTATTTTTGATTAAATTTaatgtataaatgaaaatattaactGTTTTCTCAGGCAACTTTTAATTCAATCACAAACCCAAAACATCACACAAACAAATTACACAAAACATGCACATCtctatgtttatttataattgaacAAATGATTAGATAGTTTGCATACTTTATAATATCATTTTAGcgcattaccatgattacagtaTAAATACACTTAAAAGGAGTTTCCTGTGTAACTGAAATATCAAACATGGaaataaatacaattacaaacacatgtatttatttaagatttatttaaGTTACTTTCTTTGCGTCAATATCCAGTGTATAGTTACAGGATTATTGGTTACAGTTATCAACAAACCTACTactaatatgaaaataaaggGATGTGgtttgatgaaataaaatattgaatctgaatcagCTGTTTAATAGATACCAAATGCCGATGCTGTTAACAatcttaatgaaaaaaaaactgtttcggGGGATACACACTTCTATCTTCCATTTCAATTGTCAATTTGATTCGATGCTAAATGAATAACAGAGTTTAGCTCTCACAAATATGCGTTTTCCTTACTCCATTACACGTCGATTTGTTAACTTACTTTGTGACAATAAGACCTAAGTTTTATATACTCCTATCTTAAAATCTTTATATTGAAATCATTTACTTTGTAACAGATAGAATGAATTGGAGTATGGCACTATAAATGTTTATAGATAAAACAATTGATGCATATTAATCTTGCATCAAATATGAGAATGCTCAGTTACAAGATTTTCTAATTTCATTTAAATCCGAACACCACTCACGTACAGGAACTTCATTATAAAAGTATCGTGATTGGACGTTTGGTTATTTGGCAGTGCTTGAAATCACTAGAGAATCTCTTTGTCCTGCTCCACAACAAATAATGTACTTAAAAGCTTTTCTGAAAGAGGAATTTTTCACTCCAAATATAATCCAGTTAAGTCCACTGTTAATTAATCCAAAGCATGCCAAACATTTCTTCGCCATTTCAAGATTATCACTAGGTTCAAGGAAGAGAGTTTCAAAGACTAATGTGACACAATAAGGCCCCCAGCAAACTGCAAACACTCCAAGTACTAAGatcatcatttttgttttcttaatattgtttttctttacacGCACGTGCCGAAATGTGTCTTCTGTCATAGCAGACTTTTCTGATTGTATTGCATTGATCTGTGAAAATGcaattttaacaactttaacATACATTACAAAATTAGCAATGATCGAGCcgatgaaaaataagaaaataagccCTTTATAACTCTTCGGGTTTATGTACGTTGAGTCGCAAGGTATTCCAGGATACCATGAATTCCAGCCCAATAGCGGAAGACAGGcaacaaaaatagaaataatcCAAGATGATGCCATCAATGAAATCAACCATCTCCTTGTCGCACGACTGGCATGTTGTAAAGGATACATTATTGCGAGATACCTTTCAATAGAAATCACGAGAAGGTTCAAAACCGAAGAGCCAAGAAACGATGTTTCAAATGTGTACCGTAACAAGCAGGTATATTTATCATGTCTCAGTGaagcattgaaaatgaaaaataaatcatatgGTATCATCACCGTCCCAATTAACAAGTCCGAGGTGGCTAAATTGGCAATCAACATGTTAATCCGTGTTCTCAGCCTCTTGAATTTGAATATACTTATCAAAATAAGAGTGTTTCCGAATATTATAGGAAGGAATATTATAAGTTCAATGAATAGAAATACCAGTCCCAGATGAATATATTCTAAACGCCAGTGCATTATTGGTTTAGATATTTCGGTTGTCAAAGAAGATCCATTGTCCATTGTGACTGTCGTTGTTGTAATATTAAACGCATGTGCTGTTGCAAAAGTAACATTTgccattaaaaaaaagtaattcgaAAGTATTCCcaatatttgtattattattttctttcgCTTAGTTTTTCTTCATCtctaaattgatatttctattgATAAACGCTAAAGTGAGCCATTTCAAATCAACCTATACAATAATATCCTTTCGCATTGGATCATCATTCTATTATTTCTATTCACTTCGTATTGTTTGTAATTATATTCTCAATTTATCAATAACATCAGTATTTGGGGCAGAtgcatttatattaaaataaagaaccttaaggcatttttttatcatataggATAATTACTTTCAAGTCATATGCGTCATATTGTTATTGATAGAGTTTTCGTCCGATGTGATTAAGACTTAGTTATATATATTTCAGGTTATTGATTTCGGTATATTGCGTATCCTAAAGGAAAGTTGGCATTTAAAAATACAACGGAAATGTCATTTAAGTCTTATTCTATAGTAGTATGAGGTTATCGAATAACGAAATATTAATTTCTGTATTCCTTTGTTCTTTCTGCACATTTtaaccattctttttttatttgttaattatcCCACTTTCGTTATATTTTAACACCACATCATTTTTTAAGTTTGTCCAATTCGTGtcttttcttaatttattttgtttattattttctattctttaaatCCTATCCGGAccctctataaaaaaaatatttgataacaattgCAGTGCGCGTGACAAGAGTTTTTCCGGAAAAAACTCGAAACAAAAATTTTGGAAAAGCAGTATCGACCAAGcaaaagctgtatttagtttattGCAAATATCATTTGCCACATTttatagaattttattttatctagAATCTCAATTACTAACATATGATGTGCATATAGTATACAAAAGAGGTGTAACAAAGGCTAATCGGCTTGTTCATTTTAGACTTAAGAGGTTCACAATTTTAAATTTGGGAAGGGGTTGGTGAGCTATTGGCATTTTCGCGGACGAAATATTCATCGGCACCGCACAGACTTTTTTTTCGAGATTTTAATTCTTACGCTATATAATGCTTTCTCGAcctattgttttaaaaaatcagCGTTTGGCAAATAATTTCAGTAGATGATTGGATAAGTGAAAAGGTCATCAACTTTATCAGCTCTCAGGACGACGGAATTAACAGGTGTTGAAGAATTTGACAACTTTATAAAAGCGGAGTTAATTACATATTCAGATATtaagctggtgataccctcaagGAGTTAAAACATCTAATTGAAGAATCCGAGTATTAATCAGAATAACACTATCAAAATGAACTTTTCCTATTGAAGTGATATCTTAACCGAAGATCTCTTAGTTGATACCATATTCCCGAGCTGTCTTGGTATAACGCCATTGCCTTGTCATGGGCTGTAGCTTTCAATATAGCTACTGAAAAACGGATTTCTAATGGTCAATTTGTTGTGATCTCTCGAAATGTTTACTAACGTTGCCATTATTTGGTTGGAATATTTGTGTATCGGATTACAACAGATATTATGCTATTTTCCTCAATTGAAGGCGAATTATCATCAAAATTTATCCTTGCTTGAACACGTGATGGGTTATGGAGAACTTATGGAGTTTAACTTTCCAAAGCTTTTGAGATAAGTCCCGATTCTTGATAAGACTCTAAAGATTAATGGTTCATGATTAAACATATCGTAAAAACAATctaataaaacatataatatttgaatttaagaATTTGCCGCTTTAGAATCTGAAGCTCtaaattattaaaagtcaaatatATATTGCTGTTACATcgtgtacataaaaaaaaaactggtgtctgagtaattcttttttttttttttttatgtcggaAACACTTTTTTTGTTATTCGTATTGTTTCTTTTGCTGGTacaaatcactaaaatactgaactccgaggaaaattcaaaacagaaagttcgtaatcaaatggcaaaatcaaacacacCAAAGAATGGATAGCAAAGCGTTAGTCTGTTCAAACGAAACTTATTTTCATAAATGCACGATATATGCAGTTATAATGGAAGTGTAATTGACAAGAATGAAATGTTTAATCATCTAATGGACTACTGCGAAGATATAAAATCTAATAGCTTTAAGGA
This genomic window from Mytilus galloprovincialis chromosome 9, xbMytGall1.hap1.1, whole genome shotgun sequence contains:
- the LOC143046583 gene encoding histamine H2 receptor-like, yielding MANVTFATAHAFNITTTTVTMDNGSSLTTEISKPIMHWRLEYIHLGLVFLFIELIIFLPIIFGNTLILISIFKFKRLRTRINMLIANLATSDLLIGTVMIPYDLFFIFNASLRHDKYTCLLRYTFETSFLGSSVLNLLVISIERYLAIMYPLQHASRATRRWLISLMASSWIISIFVACLPLLGWNSWYPGIPCDSTYINPKSYKGLIFLFFIGSIIANFVMYVKVVKIAFSQINAIQSEKSAMTEDTFRHVRVKKNNIKKTKMMILVLGVFAVCWGPYCVTLVFETLFLEPSDNLEMAKKCLACFGLINSGLNWIIFGVKNSSFRKAFKYIICCGAGQRDSLVISSTAK